One window of the Bacillota bacterium genome contains the following:
- a CDS encoding 4-hydroxyphenylacetate 3-hydroxylase N-terminal domain-containing protein — MPLMTAGEYLDSLRRMKPTVYILGERVDSPTEDPHIRASINATAATYELAFDQEYRHIALVESPLTGGMINRFNHVASSIEDLVARVKINRVLGQRVGTCFQRCTGLDGLSALSITTYNMDRRYGTQYHQRFLGFLRYMQENDYSGHIAVTDVKGDRSKRPHQQADPDLYLRVVERNEDGIVVRGAKAHQTGSLNSHETIVLPTTALQEADTDYAVAFSIPVDTPGLVHIYGRGTLDSREVEGVDLGNCFYGKYCTLVVFDDVFVPWDRVFMCGEWEFAGEMVSRFSSYHRQSHGGCKSGLLDVVSGAAYTMAEYNGTAKVSHIREKLTDIIHRAETIYACTLASSYEGHREPSGTYAVNSVLANAAKIHEGRDLVEAMRLLLDIAGGLVGTMPSELDLQNPATGAFLEKYLKGVEGVQTRDRMRMFRLVEKLAMESRDLVSAVHGGGSPQAHRLTILRETDLEAKARLARRLAGIQDGPSPGLAPGVRP; from the coding sequence ATGCCTCTCATGACCGCTGGTGAGTACCTGGATAGCCTGCGGCGGATGAAGCCCACTGTCTACATCCTGGGTGAGAGGGTTGACAGTCCCACGGAGGACCCTCACATAAGGGCCTCCATCAACGCCACCGCCGCCACCTACGAGCTGGCCTTTGACCAGGAGTACAGGCACATAGCCTTGGTGGAGTCTCCCCTAACGGGGGGGATGATAAACAGGTTCAACCACGTGGCCTCATCCATCGAGGACCTGGTGGCCCGGGTCAAGATCAACAGGGTCCTGGGGCAGAGGGTGGGAACCTGTTTCCAGCGGTGCACGGGGCTGGATGGCCTGAGCGCCCTCTCCATTACCACATACAACATGGACAGGAGGTATGGCACCCAGTACCACCAGCGCTTCCTCGGGTTCCTTCGCTACATGCAGGAGAACGACTACTCGGGCCACATAGCCGTTACCGACGTCAAGGGTGACAGGAGTAAGAGGCCACACCAGCAGGCGGACCCCGACCTCTATCTGCGGGTGGTGGAGCGCAATGAGGATGGCATTGTTGTGCGGGGCGCCAAGGCTCACCAGACAGGCTCCCTGAACTCCCACGAGACGATAGTGCTGCCCACAACAGCCCTCCAGGAGGCTGACACGGACTATGCGGTGGCCTTCAGCATCCCCGTGGACACGCCAGGGCTGGTCCACATCTACGGCCGGGGTACCCTTGACAGCAGGGAAGTTGAAGGGGTGGACCTGGGGAACTGCTTCTACGGCAAGTACTGCACCCTTGTGGTTTTCGATGACGTCTTCGTACCATGGGACAGGGTCTTCATGTGCGGGGAGTGGGAGTTCGCCGGGGAGATGGTGTCTCGTTTCTCCTCCTACCACCGCCAGTCCCACGGGGGGTGCAAGAGCGGGCTCCTGGACGTGGTGTCCGGCGCCGCCTACACCATGGCGGAGTACAATGGTACCGCCAAGGTGTCCCACATCAGGGAGAAGCTCACCGACATCATCCACAGGGCTGAGACCATCTACGCCTGTACCCTGGCCTCCTCCTACGAGGGGCACCGGGAACCCTCGGGCACCTACGCGGTTAACAGCGTGCTGGCCAACGCCGCCAAGATACACGAGGGGCGCGATCTGGTGGAGGCCATGCGGCTTCTCCTGGATATAGCAGGGGGACTCGTTGGTACGATGCCTTCGGAACTTGACCTCCAGAACCCCGCCACCGGGGCTTTCTTAGAGAAGTACCTGAAAGGGGTGGAGGGGGTGCAGACTCGAGACCGCATGAGAATGTTCAGGCTGGTTGAGAAACTGGCCATGGAGAGCCGGGACCTTGTGTCGGCGGTCCACGGAGGGGGCTCGCCCCAGGCCCACCGCCTAACCATCCTCAGGGAAACGGACCTCGAGGCGAAGGCGAGGCTTGCCCGGAGGCTGGCAGGGATCCAAGATGGCCCAAGCCCAGGGTTAGCACCTGGGGTGCGCCCTTGA
- a CDS encoding leucyl aminopeptidase encodes MKRIAMMEGARRLLEVCAGTRPGERVLVATDVSMPLSVSQALFSAALNLGAIPVLAVMGFPMGEEPPEPVAAAMLSSDVILAPTSRSLYHTKACREACERGARLLAITECLEDTLMKGGIMADFRGLEPVVQRAAGILAKGSWIRITTPAGTDISASIEGRPGNANTGVCQRPGMRMGVPDIEVNSPPIETTTQGQLVIDASIGQIGLLSQPVVVEIDGGRAVSIQGGPEAKAMKEVLDKTGDPASYVVAELAVGLNPEASVVGRIIEDEGAYLTGHVGFGDNIGHGGASKAPIHLDVVFWHPTVEVDGQVIFKEGLIAFQ; translated from the coding sequence GTGAAGAGGATCGCCATGATGGAGGGGGCCAGGCGTCTCCTGGAGGTGTGTGCCGGCACCAGGCCTGGCGAGAGGGTGCTGGTGGCTACGGATGTTAGCATGCCCTTGAGCGTAAGCCAGGCGCTGTTCTCCGCAGCCCTGAACCTCGGCGCCATTCCGGTCTTGGCGGTGATGGGCTTCCCCATGGGGGAGGAACCGCCGGAGCCGGTGGCCGCGGCCATGCTATCCAGCGATGTGATCCTGGCGCCCACCTCAAGGAGTCTCTATCACACCAAGGCGTGCAGGGAGGCGTGCGAGAGGGGGGCAAGGCTCCTGGCCATAACGGAGTGCCTGGAGGACACCCTGATGAAGGGCGGCATAATGGCGGACTTCCGGGGGCTTGAGCCTGTTGTGCAGAGGGCTGCCGGGATACTGGCCAAGGGCAGCTGGATCAGGATAACGACACCCGCGGGCACGGACATCAGTGCCAGCATTGAGGGGAGACCGGGGAACGCCAACACCGGTGTGTGCCAAAGGCCCGGGATGAGGATGGGGGTTCCCGACATCGAGGTGAACTCCCCTCCCATTGAGACCACCACCCAGGGCCAACTCGTGATAGACGCGAGCATCGGCCAGATCGGTCTCCTGAGCCAGCCAGTGGTGGTCGAGATCGATGGGGGCCGGGCTGTGTCCATCCAGGGCGGCCCTGAGGCTAAGGCCATGAAGGAAGTGCTGGACAAGACTGGGGACCCGGCCTCTTACGTTGTGGCGGAGCTGGCGGTGGGGCTCAACCCCGAGGCCTCTGTGGTGGGTCGTATCATAGAGGACGAGGGCGCCTACCTCACAGGCCATGTGGGGTTCGGAGACAATATAGGGCATGGTGGGGCCAGTAAGGCCCCCATCCACCTGGACGTGGTATTCTGGCACCCCACCGTGGAGGTGGACGGCCAGGTGATCTTCAAGGAGGGGTTAATAGCCTTCCAGTGA